The Dreissena polymorpha isolate Duluth1 chromosome 2, UMN_Dpol_1.0, whole genome shotgun sequence nucleotide sequence taacgatactttgcgcacatgcttatctttaacgatactttacgcaaatgcttATCTTTAACGATACTTTGCGCACATGCTTATCTttaacgatactttacgcacatgtttgaAGCTCTGTTTTACCAGAGCGTGGCTGAAATGATAAATTTTTAAGGTGaccaaattatttcaaaatgttaaatacaTGCAACCATGTAGCAATAAAGAtggttaaaaagaaaaaaatgtttcaaaatttcaACTGCATGCTGTTTAGTGGTAATAAAGATGGCTAAAGTTATCTTACATGTTTAACTGCATTCAGTTTTGTGGCAGTACAGATGCTTATGGTGgccatttaattaaaaacctttaacTGCAGGCAGTTGTATTGCAATAAAAGTGGCATAAGTTGAATCTTTACATGAAAGTAAGACTTTTTCTTTGAGTACAACCATCagctttaaaacaaaaacataagatGATATTATTTTTGCGTATATATGAACagttttttgaaattttatttcctACGTATAcgtcaattttatttcaatcgcGAACCAGTTGAAATGGTTTCTACAGCTTTatgatttaatataaagaaactCGCGATGTCGTTTATAATTGTGGTTGACATTTTCCACAACCTTAATACTGCTACTGCATGTACATCGCGTGGCTGTTTTTTAGGTTAAGGTCAAATGACTTGACGACATGTAGGCAATTTACCTCGCTTAAATATGTTTGGGTATTTTACAACGATGTTGAACAAAAATCTTACGTTTTTGAGTGTTTTTAACTttaagattatttaaatttaatgcaatgtgaataaatgtgaaaatatgtCTCAAATGAAACCGGCGACATTGCTTAGTAGTTTTCTTTAATAATGTTGACTGAACTCGAACAAACCGATGTTTGTAAGTGTTTTCTGAAGAACTTTGTATGGGTGATAACACTTGTCTGTGACTTAAACTCAATATGGCAGCAAACACGACTGGACAAAAAAATGAACATGGTGATTTAAATTCATACAAAACAAAAGTTTGTTGTTTTGAGGAAAATCCAGTAGAAGATTGCCTTTATATTCCAGTTAGTAGAACGAGTGCCAAAGGAGGAGTACAGAGGAGTTTCTTATAAACTCAAACACTATCGGCCGGGATACAATTTTGAATCATGCCTGATGTAAGGATACACATTAAGTCATTTGAAAATGACAGTCATCTTTGTTTTTAGTATTTTGCTTTCATTACACAATAGGTTCAGTTTGAACAAAAAACTATGGCGTGTGTAAATTTAgaatcattattaaattttaatagaTGTATATTGCGATTTTTGTATTACTTTTGCATGAATTGTTGCGGGCTACTTTGCGTCTCTAACCCACaagtgaaaaataaattttatacaaTTCTTAGCGAGGTTCGATTAAGTTATTTCAATATGTTTTGACTATTGCATttaataatgcaaagctaatatTTTGATTGTCTCAcgaaaaatgtgttttcatattGTAGGATAATTAGAATACCGTGATAGTGTCATTGAATTTATCCTACTTGTCTCAGAAGCTTCGTCATGTTAACCTGTCTTCAACTATTCGGGTAAATTAAAGTACACAAGGACACTAACATGGTATTCtatatgaaaatatatacatGCCCGTGTTTATATTCCTGACGGCATATTATTATAGACGTGTGTTAAAAGCAAGCACGTTTTTCAACCCGTTAACCTATATTGATTCATTGAAGAGAAAGTAATGCTCAGTCGGTTTATAAATTAAGATAGAGGTCTATTAATGTAGTATTATAAACCCTTGTCCCAAATAAGAGCAGTCATTTTCAAGTAAATGTATTGGCACACGAGGTTGATATCAGTTTTCATAGATCTCGACATAATAGTCATTTTACGAATAATTATCTCATATTTTTAgatgattataaaataaataatatatcacCATATTATCCCTTGTGTCTCAATGAAGTCTTCTATATTCTGCCTCTTAATTGCATACCCAAAACCACTTATGAACAACGGGTTGTCCAACCAGCTTGAATTCGCAGAGCGGCGCTGCGTTGTACCACAGACAGAACACCGAAAATCTGGTATATCGAAATCCTGCTTCAATCTACCACTAAGCATCAACTACCAATAAATATTCTTGTCAGAAACTTGCGCGTTTTCAATTGCGTATAATCACGCATAGCGCTGCCTCAAACAGTGCTGCGAAGCCGATCGCGTTGAAACCGAACATTTTACTGCACTCTCAAATCTTAccataaaatatatgttatatctGCAACAAGCGGTTATTGCTGCACATGTTATTGCAGAATACATtccaaaacaatatatatttttattagcaATATTCTAGTATTTATTACATTGACAATGATACACATGTTTAACATCCACTAAGTAACACTATTTGAGGTTTGAACAGTTGCTTTCAATCTATTCAGTACAAAATGGCCACACAATTAACAAAAACTATTTCGATTTATTGGCTAACAATGTCTTTTTCATTGATTAAGTCTCGATTAATtgattaaatgtgtatatttagtTATCATGTTTTGAATATTCAGTATAACAGTTGTACCACAGAGGCGTGAGTTGAATAAACCTTTAGAAGACCACTTTACAACCACCACTTACTCTAGAAAAAAGGGCTTAAAGCctcacaccttgaaatgaaatacatgtttatcaatacatatagatgcaatttgaaagtgtgcaaaattgtaattaaatatataacctagttagcaagtaatttattatttttttaaattttaaaaccgaaagtaagatttttatacgtataagtccatttcgacaaacgcgattatttttaagttttaaggcgcaaaaagacggatgtctaccttgtaaacaccagatatattctaattggcatagatataattaaatctatagcctagtttgcaagtaatttattattatttttaattttaaaaccgaaagtaggatttctatacgtatacgtcgaTTTCgaaaaacgcgattatttttaagttttaaagcacaaaaaagacGGATTACTACCTTATAACCACCAGATATGATtaaattggcatagataaaatatgattcttattcatacttaaatttactatgccaaataagttgtgtggctttaatgcatttgcgtaaatcgTCTTCCCAGATTATCCTTTTCAGTCCACACATGCTTGCCAGTGACAACCCATAACGCTTTTATATGATATTTCGATTAAAAAAGTCTCTACTTTGCAAAAAATGAGTTTTGGCAAAAAGTGTTGTGtcgtattagcctgtgcgactgCAAAGGCCAATCTGGAACGAccctttacccacatgcatacaTAAACCCCGCATACATATTGTAAAGATTAACATTCCAAAAAGTAATTTTAAGAGCGAGTCAAAAATGACATATCTGGAGTGGTTAAAACGTTTTTCGCAGGTTCCACTTTATTTCCTAGATTTCGGACGCACTTGACCCATATTTGAAATTGTTCTAgacattttaaagataaacattatgaacatgtttcatcaagattgataaTGAATATTTCCTCGCGAGTGggaacaagttttttttttagatatgaCCTCGTGCTCTTGTTCTTTTCACACTTGACCTATATAAAAACTATGGCTTGATAATGCCAAAACAAAAATTtaacacataacattaatattAACTCATGAATTAGGCCAGTATAGTTTGTTACAAATTAGtttaaagatttgacctggtgacaaaGTTATTTATGCAAGATTCAAACTCAACCTGGAAAATGTAAAAATACACCTTCTGTcgaagtttcatcaatattgataCCATTATGTATTTCTTCGAGACTGTTTTCCTAAGAGTAGACATAATgccatattttttaaatgcatgtgaCACAGATTAGAACTGGGTGTAGGAAATGTCATAATCAATATTATGGTACATTAAAGAttgagcaataaatgtggccgtTAGAGTGGAAGTTTTATTATACAATCGGCCCTGGTGAAAACTTGTCTTGATTCTAATTGGCGTAcaaattgtcaagataaacaatatgaaaaagttgcatcaatattaagtaaaaatgtGTTGTCTTAAGAGTGGCAACAATATGTTTCTAAGAACTGTGTTGCTGAAAGCACGTGCACAAGACTCAAACTCTTTAAAGtaattgtccagataaacattctgacaaagtttcatcaataatGGATAAAAACCGAAACCACTTCAGTAATATCTTAGCTGAAAGTTGAAGACAATGCACATTGGGCATGAGATAATCACGAAGTGCTCAAGGTTATGAACtcttgatattgatataaaatctgCATGTTTGACTTTTCCATCGTTTAAATACAGATTGTTCTGtataaataaccaataatatgCATAGGGGGTCTATAGTTAATCGGTAGACGTAATCCTTCTCAAGGTGCGTGTTATCTTGTCTTAACAAACCTTTCAACTATAACAGAAACAGTACAAATAACAAGGAACAAAACATCTTTTAATACGAAACAATCGTTTATGTAAACAATAACTTATAGTTTACAATTATTTCAACACTTCAGATCCTGTTATCTTGTTTGAACGATCGTTCCAACTAAATCAGAACAGTACACCTAAGAAGAAACACAAACAACTTCTTACACGGAATATCGtttatgtaaacaataatttatagtTTAAATTATTTCAACACTTATTTCAACAGATTCTGCTACACGCTACACAAAAACCTTTGGCTATAAAATGTGcatacactatatatatatatatatatatatatatatatatatatatatatatatatatatatatatatatatatatatatatatatatatatatatatatatatatatgtgtgtgtgtgtgggtgtgcgtgtgtgtgtgtgtttataatcACTAGCAGTTGGAGAATTTTACCATTTCATTATGAGGAGTATGCAAATACCTATTTTATATAACTGTATTACAAATCCTCAAGTGAGGTAAACATATCACTTCAATGACTTTTAAACTATACAGCTAAATAATAGCAACACAAAGCCCACAACCAGTTGGAAATTTAAagaatacattattatttaaaataataactactactacttcctttTGCGCAAGCAGCGTTTCACGTGGTTAATCTTTTATGATTGTTTAAAAACAGTCCAAACTGTTACATTTAATATCCACCAAATTAACTGTCCTCAGCTGTGAAAGTCCGCGAAAGGCTTTCGGTTGAAGCGTGATTCCTTCACCACGAAGATCAATAGTCTCCAGATTGCGACATGATGATATGTCAAACCCTTCACACTCACATCCCTCTAACTTTAATATCTTCAGCTGTTCAAGTCCATAAAAAGCATTGGATTTAAGTACGATGTCTTTACTCAAAACTTCTATACATTCCAGATTATGACATGATGATAAGTGCATGCCTTTACACTCACAGCCATTCAACTTCAATGTCTTAAGTTGCCAAAGTCCATTTAAGATATTTGGCTGTAGCGTTATTCCGTTACCATAAAGATCTACTATTTCCAGATTATGACAAGATGCTAAGCCCAACTCTTTACTTTCACATCTATACAACGTTACTTTCTTCAGCTGCGCATGTCCATTCTAGGCATTCGGTTGTAGCGTGATTCGTTTCCCACGAAGATCTATTATTTCAAGATTATGACACAATGATAAGTCTAACCCTTTACACACACATTCATCCAACTTTAATTCCTCCAGTTGCGCAAGTCCATTAAAGGCATTCGGCTGTAGCGTGATTCCTTCACCACAAATATCTATTATTTCCAGATTATGACATGATGATAAGTCGAGTCCCTTACACACACATGCAGACAACGTTAATGTCTTCAGTTGCGCAAGTCTTTTAAAGGCATTCGTCTGTAGCGTGATTCCTTCACCACAAAGATCTATTATTTCCAGATTATGACATGATGATAAGTCGAGTCCTTTACACACACATCCAGACAACGTTAATGTCTTCAGTTGCGCAAGTCCATTAAAGGCATTCGGCTGTAGCGTGATTCCTTCACCACAAAGATCTATTATTTCCAGATTATGACATGATGATAAGTCTAACCCTTTACACACACATTCATCCAACATTAATTTCTCCAGTTGCGCAAGTCCATTAAAGGCATTCGGCTGTAGCGTGATTCCTTTACCACAAAGATCTATTATTTCCAGATTATGACATGATGATAAGTCGAGTCCTTTACACTCACATCCAGACAACGTGAATGTCTTCAGTTGCGCAAGTCCATTAAAGGCATTCGGCTGTAGCGTGATTCCTTCACcaggaaaatatattatttccagATTATGACATGATGAAAAGTCGAGTCCTTTACACTCACATCCAATTAACCTTAATGTCTTCAGTTGCGCAAGTCCATTTAATGCATTCGGCTGTAGCGTGATTCGATTGCCATGAAGATATATTATTTCCAGATTATGACATGATGATAAGTCTAACCCTTTACACACACATTCATCCAACTTTAATTTCTCCAGTTGCGCAAGTCCATTAAAGGCATTCGGCTGTAGCGTGATTCCTTTACCACAAAGACCTATTATTTCCAGATTATGACATGATGATAAGTCGAGTCCTTTACACTCATATCCAGACAACGTGAATGTCTTCAGTTGCGCAAGTCCATTAAAGGCATTCGGCTGTAGCGTGATTCCTTCACCACAAAGATCTATTATTTCCAGATTATGACATGATGATAAGTCGAGTCCTTTACACTCACATCGAAACAACGTTAATGTCTTCAGTTGCGCAAGTCCATTAAAGGCATTCGGCTGTAGCGTGATTCGATTGCCATGAAGATATATTATTTCCAAATTATGACATGTTGATAAGTCGAGTCCTTTACACTCACATCCAGACAACGTGAATGTCTTCAGTTGCGCAAGTCCATTAAAGGCATTAGGCTGTAGCGTGATTCGATTGCCATTAAGATCTATTATTTCCAGATTATGACATGATGATAAGTCGAGTCCTTTACACACACATCCAGACAACGTTAATGTCTTCAGTTGCGCAAGTCCATTAAAGGCATTCGGCTGTAGCGTGATTCCTTCACCACGAAGATATATTATTTCCAGATTATTACATGATGATAAGTCGAGTCCTTTACACTCACATCCAGACAACGTGAATGTCTTCAGTTGCGCAAGTCCATTAAAGGCATTCGGCTGTAGCGTGATTCGATTGCCATTAAGATCTATTATTTCCAGATTATGACATGATGATAAGTCGAGTCCTTTACACACACATTCAGACAACGTTAATGTCTTCAGTTGCGCAAGTCCATTAAAGGCATTCGGCTGTAGCGTGATTCGATTGCCATTAAGATCTATTATTTCCAGATTATGACATGATGATAAGTCGAGTCCTTTACACACACATTCAGACAACGTTAATGTCTTCAGTTGCGCAAGTCCATTAAAGGCATTTGGCTGTAGCGTGATTCCTTCACCACAAAGATCTATTATTTCCAGATTATGACATGATGATAAGTCCAACCCTTTACACTCACAGCCCTCCAACTTTATATCCTTTAGTTGCGCAAGCCCATGAAGGACGTTCGGTGGTAGTAATATGTTCCGTGAATAAAGATATATTTCAAGAAGCTTAGCGTTGGACTTGTTCATTTGCAAGATGCGAAGAAAAGCGTTGTCATCAACATCAAAATCAAATACATTGAAACGGCTGAGTTTAAGATCAATATCATTTGGATTCTGGACATTTGCTTGCGCTTCGATAAATCCCGCTATGTATAAGGACAACAAAAACTTGGTATTCATAGTGCTGTCTATAATTCGCGAAAATTCATTtgctaaaaaaatgtttaaaccgcacaaaaaaataaatacctgATTTTCAAACATCGCGTTCAAATTTTCGGCAAAAAATCTAGAAACGACAAGAAGAGTTGCACTGTTTTCTGCTATGTGAACAGCAGCTAGAAACTCCTGAacacttttatgaataaatgaacACGTGGATGTTTGATATGTTCTACTGACACATTTTCTTTCCGTTATAATACCGGTCTTAAGGGCAATGTATTTCTGTTCTTGTGTCAGGCAGTGTGACAATTGTCGATCGCTTATAACTAGGGATTGTTCccgctctgctgaaaacaacataaaaaatgctGCTTTGGCAATGGCTTGCAGATGTTCAAAATTGTGTTGAAGGTAACGTGTGTTTTGGAAGCACACGAATGGTGGCTGAACAAAAAAGCTAATCTTTTCACTCGCTTTTTTAAAAAGAGCGTCAACTAAAACAGTGTATATATCGCACCGTGACCCTGTCAATCGTGTTCCGTCGACCCAAGAACTTACAATTAGCGAGAGCAACATTGGAGACAACAATAAAGCATGTAGTTCATTTTCTGATACATATTGTTCAAACTCTTTTAATGTATTGCAGCCAAAGCTATCAAGGAGTGATTTGCACAGTTCATATGGATCACGGACACCTTTAAGTTCAAATAAGCTGTCAATTTGAGAATTCTTGATGAGTTCATCAGTCAGTTTCCATGGCCTTGTTGTAGTAAAAACTGTACACTGGCTGTAACAGGAAAGCATGATAGGCTGAGCTAGTTTCCCTTGCAGATCCTTCCACTCGTCTAACccgtcttgtaccaccaaacacaattcttgtcgcATGATTTTATTTAGCATAACATACGCGTCATTTCGTTCTGTATCAGTATAAACCATGTCGATAATCTGTTCTTTGATCATATTAGTGACATCGCGTTCACAAACAGAATCTCTCAAAGTAATTAATAATGCAAGTTTAAATTCTTGCAACGTGTTCGCGTCAACAAACGTTTCAGAAGATGTTAATTCACCTCCTTGATTACACCAGTCCAATACCAGTTTAGAAGCAAACGTTGACTTTCCCATGCCAGCTTCGCCTTGTAAAAATATGCActtgtttattttttcactttCACCCGTACATAATATTTCTTTGTAAGTTGTAATTGGAATTTCGGTTTTTTTCCCGCCGCTGCTTTCAACTACTCGGCATATTGCGGGCGCTGCATAGATCTTATTTAGGGATTCGTCGCCACTTGGCAATAATGTTGATATAGACACGTGACTCAGCTTGCGCTTGTAATGATGTTTTAATCGCCCAACAAAATCTGAAATacatatgacatattaaaaaaattataagtaGTAAAAAAGCCGATATAACAGAAGAAGTACTTGTAGTTGAAATAGCAGCAGCAATAAGAGCAgaagtactagaagtagtagtggtagtagataAATATGGAGAAGCAaaggaagaagtagtagtagcatgaGCAGTATAAATAGTATatgaagtaatagaagtagtagtagtagtagtagtagtagtagtagtagtagtagtagtaagtaggagtagtagtagtagtagtagtagtagtagtagtagtagtagtagtagtagtagtagtagtagtagaagtagtagtaatagtggtaggagaagaggtagaagtagtagtagtagtagtagttgtagtagtagtagtagtagtagtagtagtagtagtagtagtagtagtagtagtagtagtagtagtagtaagtagcagtagtagtagaagcagcagtagtagtagtaatagtagtagtaatagtagtagtagtagtagtagtagaagtagaattattagtagtagtattaggtgtagtagtagtagtagtagtagtagtagtagtagtagtagtagtagtagtagtagtagtagtagtagtagtagtagttgtagtagcagtagtaatacacgtagtagaagtagtagtagtagtagtagaaatagtaatagaagtagtagtagtaggagcaatAAGAGCAtaagtactagaagtagtagtggtagtagataAATATGGAGAAGCAaaggaagaagtagtagtagcatgaGCAGTATAAATAGTATATGAAgtgatagaagtagtagtagtagtagtagtagtagtagtagtagtagtagtagtagtagtagtagtagtagtagtagtagtagtagtaatagtggtaggagaagaggtagaagtagtagtagtagtagtagtagtagtagtagtagtagtagtagtagtagtagtagtagtagtagtagtagtaagtagtagtagtagtagcagcagcagtagaagtagtaatagtagtagtagtaatagtagtagtagtggtagaagtagaattattagaagtagtattagtattagtagtagtagaagtagtagtagtagtagtagtagtagtagttatacaagtagtagtggtagtagtagtagtagaaatagtattagaagtagtagcagtaggagtagttgtattagtagtagtagtcgaagagGTAGTTGTGgttgtagtattattattattattattattataagtagtagtagtagtagtagtagtagttggtgttgtcgcagtagtagaagtatcagtagtagaagtagtagaagtagtagtagtagtagtagtaaaagtagtagaattagtagtagtagtagtagaagtagtagtagtagtagtagtagaagtagtggtagtagtagtagtagtagtagtagtagtagtagtagtagtagtagtagtagtagtagtagtagtagaagtagtagtagtggtagtagtagaagaagtagtagtaaaagtagtagaattagtagtagtagtagtagtagtagttagtagtagaagtagtagtagtagtagtagtagtagtagtagtagtagtagtagtagtagtagtagtagtagtagtagtagtagtagtagaaaaagaagtagtagtagtaatagtagcattattagtagcagtagtagtaatacaagtagtagtagtagtagaagtagtagtagaagtagtagtagtagaagcaataTTAGTAGGagagtagttgtaatagtagtagtagaggtagtagcagtagtggtactAATAcaagtaatagtagaagaaggCGGAagagtagtggtaaaagtagtagttgaagtagtagtagttacagtagtagtagtagaagtaatagtagcagtagtagtagtagtagtagtaatagtagtagtagtagtagtagtagtagtagtagtagtagtagtagtagtagtagtagaagtagtagtagtagtagtagaaattgtagtagtagtagtagtagtagtagtagtagtagtggtagtagtagtagtagtagtagaagttgtagtagtagtagtagtagtagtagtagtagtagtagtagtagtagtagtagtagtagtagtagtagtagtagtagtagtagaagtagtagtagtagtagtagtagtagtagtagtagtagtagtagtagtagaagtagtagtggtggtagtagtagaaaaagtagaagtaaaagtagtagaattagtagtagtagtagtagtagtttaggtTGTTGTTGTACAGCAGGTGGGCAAGACATGGTAACagagtcagtatcagtacaaagGGTGCACCAGACATGGTTGTAGGTAGTCAGTGTCAGTACAACGGGTGAGTCACACGTGGTAGTAGgaagtcagtgtcagtacagcaCGTGTACCAGACATGGTAGTAGGGAGGAGTCAGTGTAGTACAACGGGTGAGTCAGACATGGTAGTAGgaagtcagtgtcagtacagcaGGTGGGCCAGACATGGTAGTAGGCAGGCAGTGTCAGTACAACAGGTGGGCCAGACATGGTAGTAGGAAGTCAGTTTCAGTACAGCAGGTGGGTAAGATATTGTAGCAGAATCAGTATCAGTACAAAGGATGTACCAAACATGGTAGAAGAGAGTTATTTACAGTACAGCAGGATGGCCAGACATGGTAGCAGagagtcagtatcagtacaatGCGTGTGTCAGGCATGGTTGTTGGATGTCAGTGTCAGTACAGCAGGTGTGCCAGACATGGTAGAagagtcagtatcagtacaaagGGTGTACCAGACACGGAAATAGGAAGTCAGTTTTAGTGCAAAGGGTGTTCCAGACATGGTAGTAGGTagtcagtgtcagta carries:
- the LOC127869070 gene encoding uncharacterized protein LOC127869070 isoform X4 — encoded protein: MHDTPSKRHRPCPLSICEAVRDHIKNNHRFYGPSWKNTCAEQWACNHWQIGKCFMPPDGYIGVTSIRDTDYNGVISVILNCKHFDNLMSFSIAPMSFGPCLLTKARDIGKAVRHSPSCEVTDSDLNDYFNTLETLLNDSKTLANDSNAQDAVSKLNLLRKESTISLAEMSQLLKDAHEALGKAENVTKECKSQMESYIEQLKIKLDEHAETLIKKYTKNFTEEANMFSEVRKANITEHANTCTVESKRLINEHANTCTEESKRNILEHALTCTEESKRNLTEHVNTLSQKSIQYIQGANSSKQESDYEHEVEDFVGRLKHHYKRKLSHVSISTLLPSGDESLNKIYAAPAICRVVESSGGKKTEIPITTYKEILCTGESEKINKCIFLQGEAGMGKSTFASKLVLDWCNQGGELTSSETFVDANTLQEFKLALLITLRDSVCERDVTNMIKEQIIDMVYTDTERNDAYVMLNKIMRQELCLVVQDGLDEWKDLQGKLAQPIMLSCYSQCTVFTTTRPWKLTDELIKNSQIDSLFELKGVRDPYELCKSLLDSFGCNTLKEFEQYVSENELHALLLSPMLLSLIVSSWVDGTRLTGSRCDIYTVLVDALFKKASEKISFFVQPPFVCFQNTRYLQHNFEHLQAIAKAAFFMLFSAEREQSLVISDRQLSHCLTQEQKYIALKTGIITERKCVSRTYQTSTCSFIHKSVQEFLAAVHIAENSATLLVVSRFFAENLNAMFENQVFIFLCGLNIFLANEFSRIIDSTMNTKFLLSLYIAGFIEAQANVQNPNDIDLKLSRFNVFDFDVDDNAFLRILQMNKSNAKLLEIYLYSRNILLPPNVLHGLAQLKDIKLEGCECKGLDLSSCHNLEIIDLCGEGITLQPNAFNGLAQLKTLTLSECVCKGLDLSSCHNLEIIDLNGNRITLQPNAFNGLAQLKTLTLSECVCKGLDLSSCHNLEIIDLNGNRITLQPNAFNGLAQLKTFTLSGCECKGLDLSSCNNLEIIYLRGEGITLQPNAFNGLAQLKTLTLSGCVCKGLDLSSCHNLEIIDLNGNRITLQPNAFNGLAQLKTFTLSGCECKGLDLSTCHNLEIIYLHGNRITLQPNAFNGLAQLKTLTLFRCECKGLDLSSCHNLEIIDLCGEGITLQPNAFNGLAQLKTFTLSGYECKGLDLSSCHNLEIIDICGEGITLQPNAFNGLAQLEELKLDECVCKGLDLSLCHNLEIIDLRGKRITLQPNA
- the LOC127869070 gene encoding uncharacterized protein LOC127869070 isoform X3; the encoded protein is MTHLANGIDLVHLAFARQFVTILRTIIGSMDPRGKTPVLSNGRAITGKLARDIGKAVRHSPSCEVTDSDLNDYFNTLETLLNDSKTLANDSNAQDAVSKLNLLRKESTISLAEMSQLLKDAHEALGKAENVTKECKSQMESYIEQLKIKLDEHAETLIKKYTKNFTEEANMFSEVRKANITEHANTCTVESKRLINEHANTCTEESKRNILEHALTCTEESKRNLTEHVNTLSQKSIQYIQGANSSKQESDYEHEVEDFVGRLKHHYKRKLSHVSISTLLPSGDESLNKIYAAPAICRVVESSGGKKTEIPITTYKEILCTGESEKINKCIFLQGEAGMGKSTFASKLVLDWCNQGGELTSSETFVDANTLQEFKLALLITLRDSVCERDVTNMIKEQIIDMVYTDTERNDAYVMLNKIMRQELCLVVQDGLDEWKDLQGKLAQPIMLSCYSQCTVFTTTRPWKLTDELIKNSQIDSLFELKGVRDPYELCKSLLDSFGCNTLKEFEQYVSENELHALLLSPMLLSLIVSSWVDGTRLTGSRCDIYTVLVDALFKKASEKISFFVQPPFVCFQNTRYLQHNFEHLQAIAKAAFFMLFSAEREQSLVISDRQLSHCLTQEQKYIALKTGIITERKCVSRTYQTSTCSFIHKSVQEFLAAVHIAENSATLLVVSRFFAENLNAMFENQVFIFLCGLNIFLANEFSRIIDSTMNTKFLLSLYIAGFIEAQANVQNPNDIDLKLSRFNVFDFDVDDNAFLRILQMNKSNAKLLEIYLYSRNILLPPNVLHGLAQLKDIKLEGCECKGLDLSSCHNLEIIDLCGEGITLQPNAFNGLAQLKTLTLSECVCKGLDLSSCHNLEIIDLNGNRITLQPNAFNGLAQLKTLTLSECVCKGLDLSSCHNLEIIDLNGNRITLQPNAFNGLAQLKTFTLSGCECKGLDLSSCNNLEIIYLRGEGITLQPNAFNGLAQLKTLTLSGCVCKGLDLSSCHNLEIIDLNGNRITLQPNAFNGLAQLKTFTLSGCECKGLDLSTCHNLEIIYLHGNRITLQPNAFNGLAQLKTLTLFRCECKGLDLSSCHNLEIIDLCGEGITLQPNAFNGLAQLKTFTLSGYECKGLDLSSCHNLEIIDLCGEGITLQPNAFNGLAQLKTLTLSGCVCKGLDLSSCHNLEIIDLCGEGITLQTNAFKRLAQLKTLTLSACVCKGLDLSSCHNLEIIDICGEGITLQPNAFNGLAQLEELKLDECVCKGLDLSLCHNLEIIDLRGKRITLQPNA